The segment GGGGAGTGCGCTTGATGAGTTTGTAGATGGAATTATGTGTATAGGAATTGAAGTTTCAGACATTGCAGATAAATTAATAGAATCAATCTGCACCTTGAAAAACAATAAAATTGAGACTTTGAAAAATCAAAATAAATTGATGGATTGGGAGAGCGTAACAGATAAAATAATTACACTGTATGAAAAATGAAGCTTTTTGATATTACTAGGTTACTGTTTAAGTAAGCTTAAATTATTTTAGTTGAATTAACCAACTATAAATGATAATGGTATTATTTGATCTATAAGGCGATAATGATGGAAATTGATTATATAGATGGGCTAAAAACAGATGAGATATATGGGATGTCAAAATATCAAAGAGGCATACTTAGTAATTTAGAAGATGTGACATTGAATAGAATTGAATATCCAAATATTAATAAAGTTGCTAATATTTTCACCCGCTATTTCGCATATCCGTATATCGTCAAAAAGGAAGTGAAAAAAGACAATGTAAAGCACATTACAAGTCAAGACTTAGGGCATCTTTTGAAATTTGTGAAATTAAATAAGACCGTTGTTACATGCCATGACCTAATACCTGTAGTATATGATAAAACTCGTCTACCAAATTGGAAATTTAATATTGAGGGATTAAAGAAAGCAGATCGAATAATTACTATTTCTGATTTTTCAAAAAATGATATTATAAAGTATTTGAATTATCCCGAAGACAAAATTCGAATTGCATCACCAGCAGTAGATCATGCTAATTACTACAGAAAAAGAGACAAAAGCATCTTATCTGAATTAGATATAGCTGAAAATGAGAAGGTTGTACTATATGTTGGATCCGAACAGCCGAGAAAGAATGTTCCGACTTTGATAAAGGCTTTTAGTAAATTGAAAAAACGATTCCCAAATGTGAAATTGCTTAAAATTGGTAAACCTCAGCATCCCAGTGCAAGAAAAGAACTTTTAGAACTGATAGATTCACTAAATTTACGGAATGATATAATCTTTTGTGGATATATTTCTGAAAAAGAATTAGTTAAATACTACAATGCTGCAGATTTGTTTGTTTTCCCATCATTATATGAAGGGTTTGGTCTGCCACCATTGGAAGCTATGGCTTGTGGCACACCAGTCATAACATCAAATAGGTCCTCATTACCTGAAGTAGTAGGTGATGCTGGAATTATGATCGACCCTTTTGACATTGATGAAATGGCAGATATGATGTATGAGGTTTTGACAAATGAGGGATTGAAAGAAGATCTTGCCAAAAAGGGTCTGGAAAGATCAAATATTTTCAACTGGAAAAATGCGGCTGACGTCACATTATCAGTCTATGAAGAACTAAATTAAGGAGAATCATGGGATTAGCATCTTTTTTGATAACCATAATTTCCCTTAATTATATCATAGATAATATAGAAGAGTGTTTTAGAAGACCTTTTTCTTTTAAGTATAGATTTGAAAATAGATCCAAGCATTTTAAAAAAGAAATATGGGTAAAAAAAGATTTTCTTTTTGAAAGTACTATTCTTTTTTATTAATAAAAATAGATTTCGCATTCCATAATAATATGAAATGCATGATGTCTTAACAGATGCTGATACTTTATGCCAAATTTTAGAATTCGGCACACATATAACTTTATATCCTTTCTTTTTAGCCCTCAGGCATAAATCAACATCTTCTTGGTACAAAAAGAATTTTGGATCTAAAATTCCGACATTGTCAATTGCTGTTTTTTTTATTAATAAGCTACAACCTGAAATGTAATCAAGTTCAATCTCTTTATTGAATTGACCAACATCTAATTGATTTAAATATGGATACCTCATATTGCCACTGTATAAGTTAATTAAGCCACCTATATATGTTACTTTATTAGGTTCATCATACATGTAGACTTTTGGCCCCACAATTGCAATTTTTGAATCTGATTCTGAAACTTTAACTAATTCTTCCAAAAACCCAGGGTCAACTACAGTATCATTATTCAATAAAAGTATATAATCAGTGCCTTTTTCTAATGCATACCTTATAGCCACATTATTTCCTTCAGCAAACCCCAAATTCTCTCCGTTCTCAATAATCTCAACTTCTGGATATGTTCCTTTAAAATATTCAACAGACCCATCAGTTGATCCATTATCCGCCAGCAATATCTCATAACTGGGGTAGGTAATATGATTTAAGGATTCGAGACACTCAACTGTATCTTCTTTTCCGTTCCAGTTTAGGATAATAATACTGACTTTTGGATGCATCATTTAAACCCATTTATTGTTAAAGTTGAATTTAACTAACTATTTTCCAAAATTCGTTATAAACAACTTAAAAAATAAATAATTATCCCACAACACTAGGTAGTAATATATTATAGTTAACGAAGCAAATCTTCAACAAAGCTATAAATACCATAAGAGTAACGATGATAATTACCTTTTATTAACTGATTCATAACTATAGGAAATCTCTGGATTCTTTTTTGAGGCATTTCCACTCGCTTATAACAATGCTCTACTTTTGATTTAAGGTATGATTTTTTTTCATTATTAATTGAACTGAGTTTGCGATTAGTGTAAGCAGAAATTTCCCTATATTGGATAAAACAATTCAAATATTCATTAGGATCTATTTTTAATCCGAATATCAATTTAGATGCCCTCTCTTTTATTGTTATTAATAGGTCACGTTTGGACCCAGCACCTATTTGTTGCGCTGAATGCTGACGATATTTAATCAATTGTTCAGGAACTATCACTAAATCCGCCTTAAAAGCAATTAGTAATGCAATCCAACCATCATGAATCCAACTAGAACTAATTGGCAAAACAAAATCTCTATATTCTGAGCGAAATGCCATAGTAGCACCGGTTACAACATTATGCTTAAGCAAAACCTCAACAGATCCACCGTTATTGAATCTTTTTTGTTCTTTTTTAGTAAATTCGATTGATTCCCAAAGAGTGTATCCTAGGGGATTTAAATATTTATCCACAAGTTCAGCGTCTGTAAAAACAGCCCCAACATTGGTTTTAGTCAAGAAGATACCTTCCATAATTAGTAACTTTTTAGGATTCCAAACATCATCTTGGTCAGACAAAGCAATAATATCACCTTTGCATAATCCAATAGCTTGTTCAAAATTTTTAGTCGAGCCCAAGTTCTTCTCATTAATTATCAACCGCACAGGGAAGTGGGCTTTTGTTGCAAATTTTTTAACAATTTCGATAGTATTGTCCGTTGATTGGTCATCACAAATTACCAATTCATCTGGCAAACGCGTTTGTTGAGCAATGCTTTCAAGTTGTTCCTGTAAATAATGGGAACCATTATAGGTACAGAGGGCTACAGAAATTTTCATATTATTATCACAATTCATTTGAGGAGTATTTAATATTTCCACCGGACATAAACTTTCCAACTTCAACTTTTGAATTCGTTATTAATCCCTAAAATATGCATTTTAAACAAATGATTTTGGCATCTGAATTTAACAAGTCCATACATCCAACTGGCAAATTGACACATTATCTTTACCAAGATTGTTTTGAATGAACCCCTCAAAGAACTATCGTTTATACTCGGTATAAGTCTCCTCCATAAGGCTAGCCAAATTTATTGAATATAGATACTATGATTAATTGCATTTAGATAAGAAGATTCCTGCAGAGACAGTAATGCCTATGGGTTATATATTATAATATTTTGTGTACCATTTGACGAAATTTTGTATTCCATTTTCTATCGGAGTATCAGGCTTATATTTGAAGTCCCGAATTATGTCGTTTACGTCTGCATAAGTCAATAACATATTACCTAACTTCAAGGGAAGAAAATTTGTTTTTGCTTTTTCCCTAGAGAATCTTCTAAAACTTTCACAAAATTCATCAAATTGACTGGGTTATTATTTCCAATATTATAAATTTCGTAAGGAGCTTTAGAACTGGAAGGATCTGGATATTTACCATCCCATTGTTGATTACTTTTTGGAGGTTTATCTATTACTTTTACTAATCCCCCGATAATATCATCTATATATGTAAAATCTCCTTTCATATTCCCGTAGTTGTATATGTCTATAGGATTATCTTCTAGTATAGATTTAGTAAACAAAAAATAGGCCATATCAGGACGTACCCAAGGCCCATAAACTGTGAAAAAACGGATCCTTGTAACGGGAATACTAAAAAGATAACTATAAGTATGCGCCATCAATTCGTTCGAATTTTTACTAGCTGCATATAATTTAATAGGA is part of the Methanococcoides methylutens MM1 genome and harbors:
- a CDS encoding glycosyltransferase family 2 protein — translated: MMHPKVSIIILNWNGKEDTVECLESLNHITYPSYEILLADNGSTDGSVEYFKGTYPEVEIIENGENLGFAEGNNVAIRYALEKGTDYILLLNNDTVVDPGFLEELVKVSESDSKIAIVGPKVYMYDEPNKVTYIGGLINLYSGNMRYPYLNQLDVGQFNKEIELDYISGCSLLIKKTAIDNVGILDPKFFLYQEDVDLCLRAKKKGYKVICVPNSKIWHKVSASVKTSCISYYYGMRNLFLLIKKNSTFKKKIFFYPYFFFKMLGSIFKSILKRKRSSKTLFYIIYDIIKGNYGYQKRC
- a CDS encoding glycosyltransferase family 1 protein, with the protein product MMEIDYIDGLKTDEIYGMSKYQRGILSNLEDVTLNRIEYPNINKVANIFTRYFAYPYIVKKEVKKDNVKHITSQDLGHLLKFVKLNKTVVTCHDLIPVVYDKTRLPNWKFNIEGLKKADRIITISDFSKNDIIKYLNYPEDKIRIASPAVDHANYYRKRDKSILSELDIAENEKVVLYVGSEQPRKNVPTLIKAFSKLKKRFPNVKLLKIGKPQHPSARKELLELIDSLNLRNDIIFCGYISEKELVKYYNAADLFVFPSLYEGFGLPPLEAMACGTPVITSNRSSLPEVVGDAGIMIDPFDIDEMADMMYEVLTNEGLKEDLAKKGLERSNIFNWKNAADVTLSVYEELN
- a CDS encoding glycosyltransferase family 2 protein is translated as MKLESLCPVEILNTPQMNCDNNMKISVALCTYNGSHYLQEQLESIAQQTRLPDELVICDDQSTDNTIEIVKKFATKAHFPVRLIINEKNLGSTKNFEQAIGLCKGDIIALSDQDDVWNPKKLLIMEGIFLTKTNVGAVFTDAELVDKYLNPLGYTLWESIEFTKKEQKRFNNGGSVEVLLKHNVVTGATMAFRSEYRDFVLPISSSWIHDGWIALLIAFKADLVIVPEQLIKYRQHSAQQIGAGSKRDLLITIKERASKLIFGLKIDPNEYLNCFIQYREISAYTNRKLSSINNEKKSYLKSKVEHCYKRVEMPQKRIQRFPIVMNQLIKGNYHRYSYGIYSFVEDLLR
- a CDS encoding NAD-dependent epimerase/dehydratase family protein encodes the protein MAHTYSYLFSIPVTRIRFFTVYGPWVRPDMAYFLFTKSILEDNPIDIYNYGNMKGDFTYIDDIIGGLVKVIDKPPKSNQQWDGKYPDPSSSKAPYEIYNIGNNNPVNLMNFVKVLEDSLGKKQKQIFFP